The DNA region TTTATTTTAAATATACTCTAACTGATGTAACTGCCGATTAACGATTATCAATCGTCTCGGGATACATATCATGATTCATCATGCGATGCTCGGCCATTTGTTCATACTTCGTCCCAGGCTTGCCATAGTTGGTGTACGGGTCGATGGAGATTCCGCCGCGCGGCGTGAATTTGCCCCACACTTCAATGTAGCGCGGGTCCATCAGTTTGATCAGGTCGTTCATGATGATGTTCACACAATCCTCGTGGAAATCCCCATGGTTGCGGAAGCTGAACAGGTACAGTTTAAGTGACTTGCTCTCCACCATTTTCACATCAGGGATGTAGCTGATATAGATGGTTGCGAAGTCCGGCTGACCCGTGATCGGGCACAGGCTGGTGAACTCCGGACAGTTGAATTTGACAAAATAATCACGGTAAGGATGTTTGTTATCAAAGCTTTCCAGAATGCCCGGATCATATTCAAACGTATATTTTACGCCCTGGTTGCCCAGCAGCGTCAGGTCTTGCATTTCGTCAGGTTGTCTCATCGATTCGTAAACGCTCCTTCGTTCCGGCGACGCACGAAGCTTACCGGTATATATGATAGGCACTGTTAACCTCTGTTTGTTTCCAAAATTACATCATGCCGCCCATTCCACCCATACAGCCCATCAGACGCCGCGTTTGTTTCCCCATACCAACGTATGCAGTTGTGGAAGCACACGAACGTCGTTCAGATCGTCAGATGCACTGACTTGGTCGATTAACCACTCGTAACGGGCAAGCAGGGAAGACGCGAGATCAGGTGTATCGGCAGAAGTCACATCCGGGTTCCCGGTCTGCAAAAATAAAGCTGTGCCCGGATACCGTGCATGCACACGGCGGGCATAGTCCAGGTCTGTCTCATCAAAGATCACGATCTTCAGACTATGGCTTCGTTCCACCGGGCCAGCAGCCAGTCGGTGGATCAGATCATCCAGCACAGCCCAGTCGGTGTCCATGCCTGAGCTGGGAGGCTTGGGCGAGACAGTGACTTCGTCGATGTCCGCCAGCCAGGACTGCCAGCGGGAACCCTGCGTCTCCACCGCGATGCGGATGCCGTTCTCCCGCAGCAAGGCGACCAATCCGCCCAGTGAAGCGAGCAGGGCGGGGTTGCCGCCCGAGATGGTCACATGGGAGAAGCGTGAACCGCCGACGCGGCGCAATTCTTCCCACACGTCTTCCGGTGTAATCATCCGGATCAGGTCCTTGCCGCTGCCGTCCCAAGTAAAGGCCGAGTCACACCAGGAGCAGCGATAATCACAGCCTGCGGTGCGGACGAACATCGTTTTCTGCCCAATGACCATGCCTTCACCTTGAACCGTAGGGCCAAAGATCTCCATCACAGGAATACGAGCCTCTTTACTGCGTTTGTGTCCATGAGGAAGCGTGTTATCAGCTAATCCCTCCGCAGGAGGAGCATTTGTTCCATCCTGATTGATGGACGTTGTGAGTTGACCTAGCTCCAATCTACTCATCGATCATCCACTCCCGTCTGGCCTCTGCGTAGCTGGTAGGTGTCTCATATAGGCGGACAAACTCTGTCCGACCGCCTTCAGTCATGGTCACATATGGCTCAGTCTGCAGGGCATGTTCCATTTGTTCGAACAACCAGACCACCATATTTTCAGCCGTTGTATTCATAAGGGGAAGAGTCTCGTTCAAATACTGATGATCCAGATAACCTTCAATTTGTGTTTTCCATATCTCCTTGATATGTCCAAAATCAACCGTAAGTCCTGTCTCACCCGGATAACCGCTAATCCCGAAAACCACTTTATAGGTATGCCCGTGCAAATTCTTGCACTTGCCTTCATAACAATGCAGGTGATGTGCGGCGTCAAACGTGAATTCCTTACTTACAAGTACACGTTTACGGTGATAGCGCAGCTGATCAGGGAGGATATCTTCTCCAATCCGCTGCAACCGTTCCACAATACGAAATGTTCCCGGTTCACTCATCGTACATCCGCTCCTAAAGATTCGGCAGCCGTGCGTTGCTGCACATAGCGATCCAGTCCGGCTTTGCGCAGTTTGCAGGCTGGGCATTCGCCACAGCCATCGCCGATGATTCCATTGTAACAAGTCAGTGTGCGCTCTCGTACATAATCAAAGGCGCCGAGGTCATCCGCCATTTTCCACGTCTGGGCTTTGTCCAGCCACATCAGTGGAGTATGGATGACAAACGGGTAGTCCATCGACAGATTTAGCGTAACATTCATCGATTTCACAAATGAATCCCGACAATCCGGGTAACCGCTGAAATCCGTTTCGCATACACCTGTGACGAGGTGACGAGCCCCTTTTTGCTTCGCCATAATCGCCGCAAAACTGAGAAACAGCAGATTTCGTCCATCGACAAATGTACTCGGCAGTTCGCCTTCCTCATGTGTAATCTCCACATCGGTGCGAGTGAGAGCATTGGGCGCAAGCTGGTTTAACAAGCTCATGTCCAGCACCGTTTGCTGTATACCCAGATCGCGAGCAATCTCGGCGGCACACTCAATCTCCAGCTTGTGACGCTGGCCGTAATCGAAGGTAACCACTTCTACCTCGGCAAATTGCTGTTTGGCCCAGAACAAACAAGTCGTACTGTCCTGGCCACCGCTGAATACAACGACTGCTTTTTCTTCGTTCAACATAAAAAAACCTCTCCATCTTCTTAAGATCAATCCATGCGCATAGGCACAGAGTGTCGGAAGAACAGAGAAGTTCATGAACTGGCATCCATCAAAAAACACACCTTCTCGCAGGCTGCTTCAAAAAAAGCAGGAACGATCTAGTGTCCTTAGTTTTTTACGTACGTTGTTACCTAAAATGTACGCAAGACTTATTGACCGATGAAGGTCAAGTCTTATAGAGGGAGTTCGCGAACCTCTCCCATGCCTCAGGCATGGATTTTCTTCTTCAATTGTCCGGTACAGTATAACACAATTTCAATCCGGCGAGCAGGCTTTCCAATGAGAAGCAAGTTTAATCCGAACTTAACGTCATCTGGATGTATGGATTTATTTAATTAAAACATTTCCAAACGGAATGACTTCCTTCAGAATCCGCTTAAACAAACCCTCGTCGTTCAGATCCTGTTCCAGTCTATGATTTTCACGGCCGGCCTGAAAGAGTA from Paenibacillus sp. JNUCC-31 includes:
- the queC gene encoding 7-cyano-7-deazaguanine synthase QueC, coding for MNEEKAVVVFSGGQDSTTCLFWAKQQFAEVEVVTFDYGQRHKLEIECAAEIARDLGIQQTVLDMSLLNQLAPNALTRTDVEITHEEGELPSTFVDGRNLLFLSFAAIMAKQKGARHLVTGVCETDFSGYPDCRDSFVKSMNVTLNLSMDYPFVIHTPLMWLDKAQTWKMADDLGAFDYVRERTLTCYNGIIGDGCGECPACKLRKAGLDRYVQQRTAAESLGADVR
- the queE gene encoding 7-carboxy-7-deazaguanine synthase QueE encodes the protein MEIFGPTVQGEGMVIGQKTMFVRTAGCDYRCSWCDSAFTWDGSGKDLIRMITPEDVWEELRRVGGSRFSHVTISGGNPALLASLGGLVALLRENGIRIAVETQGSRWQSWLADIDEVTVSPKPPSSGMDTDWAVLDDLIHRLAAGPVERSHSLKIVIFDETDLDYARRVHARYPGTALFLQTGNPDVTSADTPDLASSLLARYEWLIDQVSASDDLNDVRVLPQLHTLVWGNKRGV
- the queD gene encoding 6-carboxytetrahydropterin synthase QueD, encoding MSEPGTFRIVERLQRIGEDILPDQLRYHRKRVLVSKEFTFDAAHHLHCYEGKCKNLHGHTYKVVFGISGYPGETGLTVDFGHIKEIWKTQIEGYLDHQYLNETLPLMNTTAENMVVWLFEQMEHALQTEPYVTMTEGGRTEFVRLYETPTSYAEARREWMIDE
- the queF gene encoding preQ(1) synthase, which translates into the protein MRQPDEMQDLTLLGNQGVKYTFEYDPGILESFDNKHPYRDYFVKFNCPEFTSLCPITGQPDFATIYISYIPDVKMVESKSLKLYLFSFRNHGDFHEDCVNIIMNDLIKLMDPRYIEVWGKFTPRGGISIDPYTNYGKPGTKYEQMAEHRMMNHDMYPETIDNR